Proteins encoded in a region of the Benincasa hispida cultivar B227 chromosome 2, ASM972705v1, whole genome shotgun sequence genome:
- the LOC120072182 gene encoding uncharacterized protein LOC120072182, which yields MKQCFKTKRRLSTTWKFRRARLWANSRIGLPSSIELPCNPGGTGKEQRQVVTLWSGKTVAGEKKEQTQTALIVLELEIVMTRGETKEKETKEPKIASTSDLKEQGTVRIQLPPFPQRLKKNKNDEVQYQRFTDMLKQLHIDIPFTEVIEEMPAYAKFLKDMLTKKKSTSKFATVALTQSSKSIISPKMCDPRSFTIPCTIGGLYISQVLCDLAANINLMPLSIFKQLNVRQVVPTTVTLQLADRSLVHPERKVKDVLVPIEKFMLPADFIILNYEADMDVPIILGRPFLSTGRA from the coding sequence atgaaacagtgcTTCAAAACTAAGCGACGTCTATCCACAACCTGGAAATTTAGAAGGGCCAGATTATGGGCGAACTCAAGAATAGGCCTACCGAGTTCAATAGAACTCCCATGTAACCCAGGGGGTACGGGAAAAGAGCAACGTCAAGTGGTGACGTTGTGGAGCGGAAAGACTGTGGCAGGGGAGAAGAAAGAGCAAACCCAGACTGCTCTAATTGTGCTGGAACTAGAGATTGTGATGACTCGAggagaaacaaaagaaaaagagacaAAAGAACCAAAGATTGCGTCCACCTCGGATCTGAAAGAACAAGGGACCGTGAGAATACAGCTGCCACCATTCCCTCAGAGActtaaaaagaacaaaaatgatgaggtacaaTATCAACGCTTCACGGATATGTTAAAACAGTTGCATATTGACATTCCGTTCACTGAAGTaattgaggagatgcctgcaTATGCGAAGTTTTTAAAGGATATGTTgacaaagaagaaaagcactAGTAAGTTCGCAACGGTGGCTTTGACGCAAAgttcaaaatctataatctCTCCAAAAATGTGTGACCCTAGAAGTTTCACTATACCTTGCACTATTGGAGGGTTATACATCAGTCAAGTGTTATGTGATCTCGCGGCCAACATCAACCTGATGCCCCTGTCAATTttcaagcagctgaatgtgagGCAGGTTGTgcccacgacggtgactctccaattagcgGATCGATCTCTTGTGCATCCAGAgaggaaggtgaaggatgttctAGTTCCAATCGAAAAATTTATGTTACCAGCAGACTTTATCATCCTGAACTACGAAGCAGACAtggatgtacccatcattctagggcgaccatttttatccactggtcgtGCTTAG